One region of Roseicitreum antarcticum genomic DNA includes:
- a CDS encoding TIGR03862 family flavoprotein gives MPLNARDDAAPTGAFALVIGAGPAGLMAAETLAAAGLRVTVAEAKPSVGRKFLMAGKSGLNLTQDMGLPDLLAAYGMAADWLAPSLRDFDAAAVQDWARGLGQAVFTGSSGRVFPVAMKASPLLRAWLLRLEGQGVTFQTRWRWTGLDAAGASFDTKDGPRRLHPDVTVLALGGASWARLGSDGAWLPGLRAQGVDTAAFRPANMGFAVDWSPHMAPHFGAPVKGVALQAGSAPVRAEFTVSARGVEGGGIYAVSAAIRDGAELTLDLFPDLHGDTLCARLAAQPKRETTTNRLRKALRLSGVRLALVHEFGRPLPQEADALARLLKALPLRHNGPRPLDEAISTAGGVMRIAVDDDLMLHARPGVFVAGEMLDWEAPTGGYLLTACFATGRRAGQGAAHYALRQP, from the coding sequence ATGCCTCTCAATGCACGTGACGACGCGGCCCCTACCGGGGCGTTTGCGCTGGTGATCGGCGCGGGACCAGCCGGTTTGATGGCGGCCGAGACCCTGGCGGCGGCCGGATTGCGCGTCACGGTTGCGGAGGCGAAGCCCAGCGTCGGGCGCAAGTTCCTGATGGCGGGAAAGTCGGGGCTGAACCTGACGCAAGACATGGGCCTGCCGGACCTCCTGGCCGCATATGGCATGGCCGCCGACTGGCTGGCGCCAAGCCTGCGCGATTTTGATGCGGCGGCGGTGCAGGACTGGGCGCGCGGGTTGGGGCAGGCGGTGTTTACCGGCAGCTCTGGCAGGGTATTTCCGGTGGCGATGAAGGCCTCGCCCCTGTTGCGCGCCTGGCTGCTGCGGCTGGAAGGGCAGGGCGTAACCTTCCAGACCCGCTGGCGCTGGACCGGGCTTGATGCGGCCGGGGCAAGCTTTGACACCAAAGACGGGCCGCGCAGGCTGCACCCCGATGTGACGGTACTGGCGCTTGGGGGGGCCAGTTGGGCGCGGCTGGGGTCTGACGGCGCCTGGCTGCCCGGCCTGCGCGCCCAGGGCGTTGACACGGCAGCTTTCCGCCCGGCCAATATGGGTTTCGCGGTTGATTGGTCACCGCATATGGCGCCGCATTTCGGCGCGCCGGTCAAGGGCGTGGCGCTGCAGGCGGGCAGCGCGCCGGTGCGTGCAGAGTTCACCGTCTCGGCCCGCGGGGTCGAGGGCGGCGGGATCTATGCCGTCAGTGCCGCGATACGCGACGGGGCGGAACTGACGCTGGACCTGTTCCCCGACCTGCATGGTGACACCCTTTGCGCGCGGCTGGCCGCGCAGCCAAAGCGTGAAACCACCACCAACCGCCTGCGCAAGGCGCTGCGGCTGTCGGGGGTGCGGCTGGCCTTGGTGCATGAATTCGGACGCCCCCTGCCGCAAGAGGCCGATGCGCTGGCGCGTCTCTTGAAAGCGTTGCCGCTTCGCCACAATGGACCGCGCCCGCTGGATGAGGCGATCTCGACCGCCGGGGGCGTCATGCGCATTGCGGTTGACGATGATCTGATGCTGCACGCCCGGCCGGGCGTGTTCGTCGCGGGCGAAATGCTGGACTGGGAGGCACCAACCGGCGGCTACCTGCTGACGGCGTGCTTCGCGACCGGACGTCGCGCGGGGCAGGGCGCGGCGCACTATGCGCTGCGCCAGCCCTAA
- a CDS encoding LOG family protein: MHDTRRNHPFLDAGEDIATTRTIPDTAQTRNPAYRLAFADPDFLCRDELRPVRLQLELLKPEMLMNEAGITSTIVMFGGARIPARAADARTPALADLSRFYGEAREFARLMTLRSLQDGGHRGVIATGGGPGVMEAGNLGAQEAGGKSIGLNIVLPHEQAPNAYVTPELAFNFHYFAIRKMHFLMRAEAVTVFPGGFGTLDEMFEALTLIQTGRMRRMPFLLFGADFWRGILNWDALAEAGTISADDLKLFQFVETAAEAVDAIDAWSKG, encoded by the coding sequence ATGCACGACACACGACGCAACCACCCCTTTCTCGACGCGGGTGAGGATATTGCCACCACGCGCACCATTCCCGACACAGCCCAGACCCGGAACCCGGCCTACCGCCTTGCCTTTGCCGACCCCGACTTCCTGTGCCGCGATGAGCTGCGCCCCGTGCGGTTGCAGTTGGAATTGCTGAAGCCAGAGATGCTGATGAACGAGGCGGGCATCACCTCGACCATCGTGATGTTCGGTGGCGCGCGGATCCCCGCACGGGCCGCCGATGCACGCACCCCGGCACTGGCCGACCTGTCGCGCTTTTATGGTGAGGCACGGGAATTTGCCCGTCTGATGACCCTGCGCTCGCTGCAAGACGGTGGGCATCGCGGCGTGATCGCCACCGGCGGCGGGCCCGGGGTGATGGAGGCGGGCAATCTCGGGGCGCAAGAGGCGGGGGGCAAATCCATCGGGCTGAACATCGTGCTGCCGCATGAGCAGGCGCCCAACGCCTATGTCACGCCCGAACTTGCGTTCAATTTTCACTACTTCGCCATCCGCAAGATGCACTTCCTGATGCGCGCCGAGGCGGTAACAGTCTTCCCTGGTGGCTTTGGTACGTTGGATGAAATGTTCGAGGCGCTGACCCTGATCCAGACAGGACGGATGCGGCGCATGCCGTTCTTGCTGTTTGGCGCGGATTTCTGGCGCGGCATCCTGAACTGGGACGCGCTGGCCGAGGCCGGGACGATCAGCGCCGATGACCTGAAGCTGTTCCAGTTTGTCGAAACTGCGGCCGAGGCGGTGGACGCGATCGACGCATGGTCCAAAGGCTGA
- a CDS encoding FliM/FliN family flagellar motor switch protein: MTDHSGPTALDAGTSGVFSMVPIEITVSVGRARPLVRDLLKLDCDSVLPLERRADDLVDLYVGDRLIARGELQELEGEQAGMLGVRLTEVSDLRNGL, translated from the coding sequence ATGACTGATCATAGCGGCCCGACCGCCCTCGATGCGGGAACCAGCGGGGTGTTCTCCATGGTGCCGATCGAGATCACCGTCTCGGTCGGGCGGGCCCGCCCCTTGGTGCGTGACTTGCTGAAGCTCGATTGCGATTCCGTCCTTCCGCTGGAGCGGCGGGCAGATGATCTGGTCGATCTCTATGTCGGGGATCGGCTGATCGCGAGGGGCGAGTTGCAGGAACTGGAGGGGGAGCAGGCAGGCATGCTGGGCGTCCGGCTGACCGAGGTTTCGGACCTGCGCAATGGCCTTTAG
- a CDS encoding MFS transporter, producing the protein MTHVAPPAPAPLMSPVLIDGCIVIMVSFAIRASFGVFQIPIAEEFGWLRAEFSLAIAIQNLAWGIGQPLFGALAERFGDRRAIILGALTYAAGLVLSSFAVTPGAHQLLEFLVGFGIAGTGFGVILAVVGRAASDENRSLALGVATAAGSAGQVFGAPVAEILLGFYTWQTVFLIFAAAVLLTLFALPMMKTGRMASRNELEQSMGSALRQAFRDPSFTLIFLGFFSCGYQLAFVTAQFPAMVTEMCGPINPNGMLAGFGITTTSALGAVAISLIGLANIGGTILAAWAGKRYSKKYLLAGIYTARTIVAAAFIMSPITPGSVLIFSLVMGSLWLATVPLTSGLIAHIYGLRYMGTLYGIVFFSHQLGSFLGVWLGGALYDIYGDYTLVWWVGVGIGAFSAIVHLPVRERAMNARPV; encoded by the coding sequence ATGACCCACGTTGCACCGCCCGCCCCCGCGCCCCTGATGTCGCCCGTGCTGATCGACGGCTGTATCGTCATCATGGTCAGCTTTGCCATCCGCGCCAGCTTTGGGGTTTTCCAGATCCCGATTGCCGAGGAATTTGGCTGGCTTCGGGCGGAATTCTCGCTGGCCATCGCGATCCAGAACCTGGCATGGGGCATCGGTCAACCGCTGTTTGGCGCATTGGCCGAACGCTTCGGCGATCGCCGCGCGATCATCCTGGGCGCGCTGACCTATGCGGCAGGGCTGGTACTCTCGTCCTTTGCCGTGACGCCCGGCGCGCATCAACTGCTTGAATTCCTTGTCGGTTTCGGCATAGCGGGCACGGGCTTTGGCGTCATTCTGGCGGTGGTGGGCCGCGCGGCGTCGGATGAAAACCGCAGCCTGGCGCTGGGTGTGGCGACGGCGGCGGGCAGCGCGGGGCAGGTCTTCGGCGCGCCGGTGGCCGAGATCTTGCTGGGGTTCTATACGTGGCAAACGGTGTTCTTGATCTTTGCCGCCGCGGTCCTGCTGACGCTATTCGCCCTGCCGATGATGAAGACCGGTCGCATGGCCAGCCGCAATGAGCTGGAGCAATCCATGGGCAGCGCGCTGCGGCAGGCCTTTCGCGACCCGTCTTTCACGCTGATTTTCCTGGGCTTTTTCTCATGCGGCTATCAACTTGCGTTTGTCACCGCGCAATTCCCCGCCATGGTGACCGAGATGTGTGGCCCGATCAATCCCAACGGCATGCTGGCGGGCTTTGGCATCACCACCACCTCGGCGCTGGGGGCGGTGGCGATTTCGCTGATCGGGTTGGCCAATATTGGCGGCACGATCCTGGCCGCCTGGGCGGGCAAACGCTATTCGAAGAAATACCTGCTGGCCGGGATCTACACCGCGCGCACCATCGTGGCTGCCGCCTTCATCATGTCACCGATCACGCCGGGGTCGGTGCTCATATTCTCGCTGGTGATGGGGTCGCTTTGGCTGGCGACGGTGCCGCTGACCTCGGGCCTGATCGCGCATATCTATGGCCTGCGCTATATGGGCACGCTCTATGGCATCGTGTTTTTCAGCCATCAATTGGGCAGTTTTCTGGGGGTCTGGCTGGGCGGCGCGCTCTATGACATCTATGGCGACTACACATTGGTTTGGTGGGTCGGCGTGGGGATTGGCGCGTTTTCGGCAATCGTGCACCTGCCGGTGCGCGAGCGGGCAATGAACGCGCGCCCGGTTTAG
- the dapD gene encoding 2,3,4,5-tetrahydropyridine-2,6-dicarboxylate N-succinyltransferase gives MTNAALETAIEAAWDARDTISPATTGAARDAIEATLNALDSGELRVAERQENGDWHVNQWAKKAVLLGFRIKDMAPQSGGPQGSGWWDKVDSKFMGWGENRWKAAGFRAVPGALVRKSAYIAPGVVLMPSFVNLGAHVDSGTMVDTWVTVGSCAQIGKNVHLSGGVGIGGVLEPMQAGPTIIEDNCFIGARSEVVEGCIVREGSVLGMGVFIGKSTKIVDRETGTVMYGEVPSGSVVVAGSMPSKNGVSLYCAVIVKRVDAQTRSKTSINDLLRD, from the coding sequence ATGACCAACGCCGCACTGGAAACTGCGATCGAGGCTGCCTGGGACGCGCGCGATACCATTTCGCCCGCCACCACCGGCGCCGCCCGCGACGCCATCGAGGCGACGCTGAACGCGCTCGACAGCGGCGAACTGCGCGTGGCCGAGCGTCAGGAAAACGGTGACTGGCATGTCAACCAATGGGCGAAGAAGGCCGTGCTTTTGGGCTTTCGCATCAAGGACATGGCCCCGCAATCGGGCGGCCCGCAGGGTAGCGGCTGGTGGGACAAGGTCGACAGCAAGTTCATGGGCTGGGGTGAGAACCGTTGGAAAGCGGCGGGATTTCGGGCCGTGCCGGGCGCCTTGGTGCGCAAATCGGCCTATATCGCGCCGGGCGTGGTGCTGATGCCATCCTTCGTCAACCTTGGCGCCCATGTTGACAGCGGCACCATGGTGGACACCTGGGTAACGGTCGGCTCTTGCGCACAGATCGGCAAGAACGTGCATCTTTCGGGCGGTGTGGGCATCGGCGGCGTGCTGGAACCCATGCAGGCGGGGCCCACGATCATCGAAGACAATTGCTTCATCGGCGCGCGCTCTGAAGTGGTCGAGGGCTGTATCGTGCGCGAAGGCTCGGTGCTGGGCATGGGGGTTTTCATCGGCAAATCCACCAAGATCGTGGACCGGGAAACCGGCACGGTGATGTATGGCGAGGTGCCGTCGGGATCGGTCGTCGTGGCAGGGTCGATGCCTTCGAAAAACGGTGTGTCGCTCTATTGCGCGGTCATCGTCAAACGGGTGGATGCGCAGACCCGCTCGAAAACCTCGATCAACGATCTTCTTCGGGATTGA
- the fliP gene encoding flagellar type III secretion system pore protein FliP (The bacterial flagellar biogenesis protein FliP forms a type III secretion system (T3SS)-type pore required for flagellar assembly.), whose product MAFSLPRIAVILALLLGGAPVQAQELSLSLGGDGTLSGNTVQLILLLTILSLAPGIAVMVTCFPFIITVMSILRQAIGLQQSPPNMMLVSLALFLTYFIMDPVFTAAWSAGVRPLTEGALPLDEAFVRGIEPFRIFMAARVDPETLNHLLALRPDALPRGDPQGADPQGDLSETALSVLIPAFMLSEISRAFEIGFIIFLPFLVIDLVVAAVLMSMGMMMVPPAIVALPFKLAFFVVADGWTLLSTALVQGYV is encoded by the coding sequence ATGGCCTTTAGCCTGCCGCGCATCGCCGTCATCCTGGCGCTGCTTCTTGGGGGCGCGCCGGTGCAGGCTCAGGAACTGTCGCTGTCGCTGGGCGGGGATGGCACGCTGAGCGGCAATACGGTGCAGCTGATCTTGTTGCTGACCATCCTCAGCCTTGCCCCCGGGATCGCAGTGATGGTGACCTGCTTTCCGTTCATCATCACTGTGATGTCGATTCTGCGGCAGGCGATCGGGCTTCAGCAATCGCCGCCCAACATGATGCTGGTCAGCCTGGCGCTGTTTTTGACCTATTTCATCATGGACCCGGTGTTCACTGCCGCCTGGAGCGCGGGGGTACGGCCCCTGACGGAAGGCGCGCTGCCGCTGGATGAGGCATTCGTGCGTGGCATCGAACCCTTCCGCATCTTCATGGCCGCGCGGGTGGATCCTGAAACGCTGAACCATCTGCTGGCGTTGCGCCCCGATGCGCTGCCGCGAGGGGATCCGCAGGGAGCGGACCCGCAAGGTGATCTGTCGGAAACGGCGCTGTCGGTGCTGATCCCGGCCTTCATGCTTAGCGAGATATCGCGGGCCTTTGAAATCGGCTTCATCATTTTCCTGCCGTTTCTTGTGATCGACCTGGTCGTGGCGGCAGTATTGATGTCGATGGGCATGATGATGGTGCCTCCGGCGATTGTCGCGCTGCCGTTCAAACTGGCGTTTTTTGTGGTGGCGGACGGCTGGACCCTGCTGTCTACGGCATTGGTCCAGGGATATGTCTGA